From a single Intestinibaculum porci genomic region:
- a CDS encoding IreB family regulatory phosphoprotein, with protein MAKDYTQTRVFNSEELRREVIRSNLNTVASALNERGYNAVHQIAGYLISNDPAYISSHKGARSIIQQVDRDEIIEELVKSYLEKK; from the coding sequence ATGGCAAAAGATTACACACAGACAAGAGTATTTAACTCAGAAGAATTACGTAGAGAAGTTATTCGCAGCAATCTCAATACGGTGGCATCAGCTTTGAATGAACGTGGCTACAATGCGGTTCATCAGATTGCCGGATACCTGATTTCGAACGATCCAGCTTATATTTCCAGCCACAAAGGGGCCAGATCTATTATCCAGCAGGTCGATCGTGATGAGATTATTGAAGAACTTGTAAAATCATACCTGGAGAAAAAATAA
- the mltG gene encoding endolytic transglycosylase MltG, producing the protein MKKKLIIIILAIIIAVGGSAFYYNHAINSAAGTDETVVVTVDAGDTCHKMITKLSQSGLIESTLAAKVYVKFHPTTLKANTYKLNKNMNFKQMLAIMHTANTKYVVNNKLTVKEGTTLSQIAIDVAACLTKIQRKTVTPEEVLKQWSDTNYLNTLMSKYWFIKADTQKAGIKYPLEGYFYPETYYINEKNATLDTITTKLLDAMNTKLTPYQSSMTALNYTPHQFLTLSSIVERESLFDADRPKIAGVFMNRLKKNMYLQSDVTVNYALGRTGVKVSHKMLKTKSPYNTYLHKGLPIGPVATVSQKTLEAVAHYTPSDYYYFFAKKDGTVIYSKTYKEHQKAVKENKWY; encoded by the coding sequence ATGAAAAAGAAATTAATAATTATTATTCTCGCCATCATTATTGCCGTTGGCGGCAGCGCCTTTTATTATAATCATGCCATTAATAGTGCCGCCGGAACAGATGAAACGGTTGTAGTGACCGTTGATGCGGGAGATACCTGTCATAAAATGATTACTAAACTTTCTCAAAGCGGTCTGATTGAATCCACCCTCGCAGCGAAAGTTTATGTCAAATTCCATCCGACAACGTTAAAAGCGAATACGTATAAACTAAATAAAAACATGAACTTTAAGCAGATGTTAGCGATCATGCATACGGCTAATACGAAGTATGTCGTTAACAATAAGCTGACGGTGAAAGAAGGGACAACTTTATCCCAGATTGCCATTGATGTGGCTGCCTGTCTGACAAAGATTCAAAGGAAAACTGTTACCCCAGAAGAAGTTTTAAAACAGTGGTCAGATACAAATTATCTCAATACTCTGATGAGTAAATACTGGTTTATCAAAGCTGATACGCAAAAGGCGGGCATCAAGTATCCATTAGAAGGCTACTTCTATCCAGAAACGTATTACATCAATGAAAAGAATGCTACCTTAGACACCATTACCACCAAACTGTTAGATGCGATGAATACGAAGTTAACGCCTTATCAAAGCAGTATGACGGCCCTGAACTATACGCCGCATCAGTTCTTAACGTTAAGTTCGATCGTCGAAAGAGAATCACTCTTTGATGCCGATCGTCCTAAGATTGCCGGGGTGTTTATGAACCGTCTTAAGAAAAATATGTATTTGCAGTCTGATGTTACTGTGAATTATGCCTTAGGACGCACTGGGGTGAAAGTTTCTCACAAAATGTTAAAGACAAAATCCCCATACAATACTTATTTGCATAAAGGCTTACCAATTGGGCCAGTGGCGACAGTTTCTCAGAAGACGCTAGAAGCAGTAGCGCATTACACCCCATCAGATTATTACTATTTCTTTGCGAAGAAAGATGGCACGGTCATCTATTCAAAAACCTACAAAGAACACCAGAAAGCAGTAAAGGAGAATAAGTGGTATTAA
- a CDS encoding IS1634 family transposase: MAKRLKSTKSKNSESFYIIDDFYDPNTRKKSTFVVEKLGNIRTLMDKYHTDSRDEVMKQLKLYLDELRQKDSEDKADVKLILSQDDLIEKDKENLFNIGYMYIRNILCSLGIKDICNEISDQYKFQYNLASIINDLVSARVIYPSSKLSTYKSCSKFFDLSDYELADVYRSLKVLSEQRYFIEKMLYKNSSQLFKKNTAVLYYDCTNFYFEIEEEDDYRKYGKSKENRPNPIVQYGLFMDADGLPLADYVFQGNMNEQKSMRELEAIVERDFAVSKFVVCADAGLNGWENKVYNDMKKNGAYIVTQPIKKMSKVMKEWAISPEGWKLEGYAGTFNLNDLADKETIEIEGVKRKIKDLVFYKNRWEKRTKKSESSGGKYTLEENYIVTYSRKFASYQKHIREKKLERARKLLNNPGKLTKTNQRDPRYYISKASVTKNGEVANETVYMIDEEKIAEEEKYDGFYAVTTDLEDDDLSLIISANKQRWEIEENFEIMKSELKTRPMYVTKEHSINGHLLICFIALLVYRLLEKKYMNEKYTCAELFDTLRDLNLTYINGTNYIPSFKRTEIVDDLAEVFGFQPSRKIITQKYLKKFQRVVNSKKSTKLI; encoded by the coding sequence ATGGCTAAACGTTTAAAATCAACCAAATCTAAAAACTCTGAATCATTCTATATTATCGACGACTTCTATGATCCTAACACTAGAAAAAAATCAACCTTCGTTGTTGAAAAACTGGGCAATATCAGGACTCTCATGGACAAGTATCATACCGATTCCCGTGATGAGGTCATGAAGCAGCTTAAGCTTTATCTTGATGAACTCAGACAAAAAGACAGTGAGGACAAGGCAGATGTTAAGCTGATTCTTAGTCAGGATGACCTAATAGAAAAAGACAAGGAAAATCTCTTTAATATCGGCTATATGTACATCAGAAACATACTGTGTTCTTTGGGCATTAAGGATATCTGCAATGAGATATCAGACCAGTACAAGTTTCAGTATAATTTAGCGAGCATTATTAATGATCTTGTTTCTGCCAGGGTTATTTATCCCTCATCAAAGCTGTCTACGTATAAGTCATGCAGTAAGTTTTTTGATTTGTCTGATTATGAACTGGCGGATGTTTACCGTTCCCTCAAGGTTCTCTCTGAGCAAAGATACTTCATTGAAAAAATGCTTTACAAAAACAGTTCACAGCTTTTCAAGAAGAACACAGCGGTTCTCTACTATGACTGCACAAATTTCTATTTTGAGATTGAAGAAGAGGATGACTACAGAAAATACGGAAAAAGCAAGGAAAACAGACCTAATCCTATTGTTCAGTATGGTCTGTTTATGGATGCTGATGGTCTCCCTTTAGCTGATTATGTCTTTCAGGGCAATATGAATGAGCAAAAATCCATGAGAGAGTTAGAGGCTATTGTTGAAAGGGACTTTGCAGTTTCAAAGTTTGTTGTCTGTGCTGATGCAGGTCTCAACGGCTGGGAAAACAAGGTATATAATGACATGAAGAAAAACGGTGCCTATATTGTCACCCAGCCAATCAAGAAAATGTCAAAAGTCATGAAGGAATGGGCAATATCTCCAGAAGGATGGAAGCTTGAGGGGTATGCCGGAACTTTTAATCTTAATGACCTGGCTGATAAGGAAACCATTGAAATTGAGGGTGTAAAAAGAAAAATAAAGGATCTTGTTTTCTACAAGAACCGATGGGAAAAAAGAACTAAGAAATCCGAGTCATCGGGCGGCAAGTACACCCTTGAAGAAAACTACATAGTTACTTATTCAAGAAAATTTGCCAGCTATCAGAAACACATCAGAGAAAAGAAACTGGAAAGAGCCAGAAAGCTCCTTAATAACCCAGGAAAGCTCACAAAAACAAACCAGCGAGATCCCCGCTACTATATTTCTAAAGCATCAGTCACCAAGAATGGCGAGGTGGCTAATGAAACGGTTTATATGATTGATGAGGAAAAAATCGCTGAGGAAGAAAAGTATGATGGCTTCTATGCCGTTACCACTGATCTTGAAGACGATGATCTTTCATTGATTATTAGCGCAAACAAGCAGCGCTGGGAGATTGAAGAAAACTTTGAAATAATGAAAAGCGAACTAAAAACAAGACCTATGTATGTCACAAAAGAACATTCAATCAACGGTCATCTCCTAATATGCTTTATTGCCCTGCTGGTTTATCGCCTGCTTGAGAAAAAGTATATGAATGAGAAATATACATGTGCAGAATTATTTGATACACTCCGTGATCTTAACCTAACCTATATAAATGGAACAAACTATATTCCGTCCTTTAAAAGGACAGAAATTGTGGATGACCTGGCTGAAGTTTTTGGCTTTCAGCCCTCACGAAAAATAATTACTCAAAAATATTTAAAAAAATTTCAAAGAGTCGTTAATTCTAAAAAAAGTACGAAACTGATTTAA
- a CDS encoding U32 family peptidase, translated as MIEFNALEKSARDRHIPVIFKEGITFIIAELKARHAHSLLEIGSAIGYSAMMMAANCEDLHIETIERNDDLYQEAKRHIQEASLEDRITLYHDDALSFDPQLLKGAPYDVLFIDAAKAQYRKFFEKYIDLVKDDGVVIVDNLDFHGMLEHPETIGNRNTKALVRKIERFRKWIVENDDYHVDYIPVGDGLCTITKAKHKLKLALHLNDASYLHDYLEMGVDRIIVAGPMSAYSSHKFSLEEIEAISARVPETYVMVNGLYDEHELPALRRLIDAYAKMNIKGLLFQDFGVLHYVKNRYDFRMMYAPNTLNTNYMTLNVLEDLGVDSAWVAKEIPLEEQIAIKKHTHLPIMIQGHGVQYMMSSKRHLLKSYAKAAHKEFNQDNVILHARESDYATHIYEDERGTTIFSVNKLYTLDLLNEMSVFDYLYIETNYMSAIEAIEVTHMYSECLKALNEVGVQEYVHKMKDYLPMLREISKPLDRGFLNDETLYRLEDVKRRDNHGAM; from the coding sequence ATGATTGAATTTAATGCATTAGAAAAAAGTGCCAGAGATCGTCATATTCCCGTCATTTTCAAAGAAGGTATTACCTTCATTATTGCCGAGCTGAAGGCTCGTCACGCCCATTCCTTATTAGAAATCGGTTCTGCTATAGGCTATAGCGCGATGATGATGGCGGCGAACTGCGAGGATCTGCACATTGAGACGATTGAAAGAAATGATGATCTCTATCAGGAAGCGAAACGTCATATTCAGGAAGCTTCCTTAGAAGATCGCATTACCCTTTATCATGACGATGCATTAAGCTTTGATCCACAGTTATTAAAGGGGGCACCATATGATGTCCTCTTTATTGACGCGGCCAAAGCCCAGTATCGAAAATTTTTTGAAAAATATATTGATCTTGTGAAAGATGATGGTGTCGTTATTGTCGATAACCTTGATTTCCATGGCATGTTAGAACATCCGGAAACGATCGGCAATCGCAATACCAAAGCGTTAGTACGCAAGATTGAACGATTCCGTAAGTGGATTGTTGAAAATGATGATTATCATGTTGATTATATCCCGGTTGGTGATGGTCTATGTACGATTACCAAAGCCAAACATAAGCTCAAATTGGCTTTGCATCTCAATGATGCTTCTTATCTCCATGATTATTTAGAAATGGGGGTTGATCGCATAATCGTCGCCGGGCCGATGAGTGCCTACAGCAGCCATAAGTTTAGCTTAGAAGAGATTGAAGCGATCAGCGCGCGTGTGCCGGAAACGTATGTGATGGTGAATGGCTTGTATGATGAGCATGAACTGCCGGCTTTAAGACGGCTGATTGATGCTTATGCGAAAATGAATATTAAAGGTCTTTTATTCCAGGATTTCGGCGTTTTACACTATGTTAAAAATCGTTATGATTTCCGCATGATGTATGCGCCTAATACCCTTAATACGAATTATATGACGCTTAATGTCTTAGAAGACTTAGGGGTTGATAGCGCCTGGGTGGCGAAGGAAATCCCTTTAGAAGAGCAGATTGCCATTAAAAAGCACACCCATCTGCCTATTATGATCCAGGGCCATGGGGTCCAGTATATGATGAGTTCGAAACGTCATTTACTAAAGAGCTATGCGAAAGCGGCGCATAAAGAGTTCAATCAGGACAATGTCATCCTCCATGCCCGGGAATCGGATTATGCAACGCATATTTATGAAGATGAACGCGGTACGACGATCTTTAGTGTGAATAAACTGTATACCTTAGATTTATTAAATGAGATGTCAGTTTTTGATTATCTCTATATCGAAACGAACTATATGAGTGCCATTGAAGCTATTGAGGTCACGCATATGTATAGTGAATGTCTGAAAGCTCTCAACGAAGTAGGGGTGCAGGAATATGTCCATAAGATGAAAGACTATCTGCCGATGTTAAGAGAGATTAGCAAGCCTTTAGATCGCGGCTTCCTGAATGATGAAACACTCTATCGTTTAGAAGATGTGAAGAGGAGGGATAACCATGGCGCTATGTAG
- the ruvX gene encoding Holliday junction resolvase RuvX: MERILGLDLGSRTCGIAISDELGLLAHGVETYHFSENAYKKCSYRIKALVDEYNIHTIVLGLPKHMNGDLGERAQISIDFKKRLEEMMDVEVILEDERLTTVIATNNLIFGDVSRKKRKKVVDKMAAVEILQGYLDRIRSK; encoded by the coding sequence ATGGAACGGATTTTAGGCTTAGACTTAGGCTCACGTACCTGCGGCATCGCCATCAGCGATGAATTAGGACTCTTAGCCCATGGCGTAGAGACTTATCACTTTAGTGAAAATGCCTATAAGAAATGCAGCTATCGCATTAAAGCATTAGTCGATGAATACAATATTCATACCATTGTCTTAGGCTTACCAAAACATATGAATGGGGATTTAGGCGAACGTGCACAAATCTCCATTGATTTTAAAAAGCGTTTAGAAGAGATGATGGATGTTGAGGTGATTCTCGAAGATGAACGATTAACCACTGTCATTGCGACGAATAATCTGATCTTTGGGGATGTCTCACGAAAAAAACGTAAGAAAGTTGTCGATAAGATGGCGGCGGTAGAAATCCTCCAGGGCTATTTAGATCGTATAAGGAGTAAATAA
- a CDS encoding DHHA1 domain-containing protein: MLNGRGGGKPDIAQGGAPTLDAIEDAKEAVKAKL; the protein is encoded by the coding sequence ATCTTAAATGGCCGCGGCGGCGGGAAACCAGATATCGCCCAGGGTGGTGCACCTACTTTAGACGCTATTGAAGATGCTAAAGAAGCCGTTAAAGCCAAATTATAA
- a CDS encoding DUF4352 domain-containing protein, whose amino-acid sequence MRKQKKPIYKRVWFWILVVIIIFGVSSMGNDSGNGGEKVSSSTTKQTTQKKMSYYKVGDSVKVGDVVYTLKSATTTKERNMFEDKKPKYVIKIVYHVKNGSDQDLSVGVDDDVYGPDNNKLDNYPLNNTTLDAIAPGKEKDVTVGYGAHSLGSFEIHFKPVLSLEKEAIYKVKIK is encoded by the coding sequence ATGAGAAAGCAAAAGAAACCTATTTATAAAAGAGTCTGGTTTTGGATCCTAGTTGTGATCATTATTTTTGGCGTGAGCTCAATGGGTAATGATTCCGGCAATGGTGGTGAAAAAGTGAGTTCATCGACAACAAAGCAGACTACACAAAAGAAAATGAGCTATTATAAAGTTGGTGATAGTGTCAAGGTTGGAGATGTTGTCTATACATTAAAAAGTGCCACTACCACGAAAGAGCGCAATATGTTTGAAGATAAGAAGCCAAAGTATGTCATTAAAATTGTTTATCATGTGAAAAACGGATCAGATCAGGATCTTTCTGTTGGTGTCGATGATGATGTTTATGGACCTGATAATAATAAACTAGATAATTATCCGCTTAATAACACGACATTAGATGCGATTGCACCAGGTAAAGAAAAGGATGTCACGGTTGGTTATGGGGCTCATTCTCTAGGCAGTTTTGAAATCCATTTTAAACCGGTCTTGTCTTTAGAAAAAGAAGCCATTTACAAAGTAAAAATCAAGTAG
- a CDS encoding DUF1292 domain-containing protein, translating into MDTDTITVYDNDGNAKNYDILFTYDDEDTSSSYVFYYDPEDEEQVFVSKYDDEGHLFPIEDGAEWDKAEEILASYSMKSDTETEVCDGCEG; encoded by the coding sequence ATGGATACAGATACAATTACTGTTTATGATAATGATGGCAATGCCAAGAATTATGATATTCTCTTTACTTATGATGATGAAGATACGTCGTCATCTTATGTTTTCTATTATGATCCTGAAGATGAAGAACAGGTTTTCGTGTCAAAGTATGATGATGAAGGTCATTTATTTCCCATCGAAGATGGGGCTGAATGGGATAAAGCAGAAGAGATTCTCGCTTCTTATTCTATGAAGAGTGATACCGAGACAGAAGTCTGCGACGGCTGTGAAGGATAG
- the ygiD gene encoding 4,5-DOPA-extradiol-dioxygenase: MKFPAVFIGHGSPMLALENNMKTLTLKKMGDYILKTYGKPKAILMVSAHWYQNDTFVSCAKEPKQINDMYGFPDELYALKYPVKGDPELAEKVVKMLPGIARVNNDWGIDHGVWTPLIHMFPKADIPIVEMSVNARLDAKGSYLVGQVLGDLREQGYLVMGSGNVVHNLRETDWNNPHGSKQADAFDTYIHDAITRKDYDAVIDYKSHPDSSYAVPTPDHFLPLLYVLGAAGQDDVKVFNYFRELGSMSQTCYLFE; the protein is encoded by the coding sequence ATGAAATTTCCAGCAGTATTCATCGGTCATGGTTCACCGATGCTGGCTTTAGAAAACAACATGAAAACTTTAACACTCAAGAAAATGGGTGACTATATTTTAAAAACTTATGGCAAGCCAAAAGCGATTTTGATGGTTTCCGCACACTGGTATCAGAATGATACCTTTGTCTCTTGTGCAAAGGAACCGAAACAAATCAATGATATGTATGGCTTCCCTGATGAACTTTATGCTTTAAAGTATCCTGTGAAAGGCGATCCTGAGTTAGCGGAAAAAGTCGTGAAGATGCTGCCGGGAATTGCTCGTGTTAATAATGACTGGGGCATTGATCATGGCGTTTGGACACCACTTATTCATATGTTCCCTAAGGCGGATATTCCCATTGTTGAAATGAGCGTGAATGCCCGTTTAGATGCCAAAGGCTCTTATTTAGTTGGTCAGGTCTTAGGCGACTTACGCGAGCAGGGTTATTTAGTGATGGGCAGCGGAAATGTGGTTCATAACTTAAGAGAAACAGATTGGAATAATCCTCATGGCAGTAAACAGGCAGATGCTTTTGATACCTATATTCATGATGCTATTACCCGCAAAGACTATGATGCAGTGATTGATTATAAGTCTCATCCAGATAGCAGTTATGCCGTGCCAACGCCCGATCATTTCTTACCACTTCTCTATGTTTTAGGGGCAGCTGGTCAGGATGATGTCAAGGTTTTTAACTATTTTAGAGAATTAGGCTCAATGAGTCAGACCTGCTACTTATTTGAATAA
- the alaS gene encoding alanine--tRNA ligase, giving the protein MKQLTGNQTRQMFLDYFKKQGHMIEPGASLIPHNDPTLLWINAGVAALKKYFDGTEKPACNRIANAQKSIRTNDIENVGKTARHHTFFEMLGNFSIGDYFKREAIHFAWEFLTSEEWIGMDKDKLYITVYTDDEDAYNIWTKECGVDPSHMWKTADNFWEIGEGPGGPDSEIFYDRGEAFDPDHIGIKLFHDDMENDRYVEVWNIVFSQFDCNPAIDRKDYKELPHKNIDTGMGLERLVSIIQGGETNFDTDLFLPLIHHAETLANVKYEDNKMAYRVIADHIRTVTFALSDGAMFDKAGRGYVLRRILRRAVRYGRQIGIEGPFLYKLVDTVVDMMKEFYDYLPAKADMVKAAVKKEEEAFAKTLNQGEKRIQNFMANAKDKTIDGKTAFMLYDTYGFPFELTVEIASEKGFTVDQEGFDEEMKAQQERARAARGDLESFGSQKADLMDFDEPSTFTYDKTPIEAKVIALFKDGVKCDEITDEGEVIFDKTTFYAEMGGQVADTGVIKNAQGEAQVENVLRAPNGQHLHFVKTNTPIHVGDTFTLYIDTVKRQYTENNHTATHLLDAALKQILGDHVAQAGSYCDDKGLRFDFTHPAKMSEEELKAVEALVNEKIFAGIPVETKEMPKDEAIKEGAIALFDEKYGDIVRVVKVGDFSAELCGGTHAPNSSRVGLFKITNETSVGSGVRRIEAVTSFEAYKALKHEEEVVNEVAAALKLKNKKDVTEKVAELVEQEAADRKEIEKLTSQLNSLEAKAKMNDVEEVNGVKFLYEHVEKNTKEAKQLVFDYRDSLGSGVIFVTSTLEGKNSYFIGVTKDLNEKGVKAGDLVKAINPILNGRGGGKPDIAQGGAPTLDAIEDAKEAVKAKL; this is encoded by the coding sequence ATGAAACAACTTACAGGTAATCAGACACGTCAAATGTTCCTTGATTATTTTAAAAAACAGGGACATATGATTGAACCAGGGGCATCATTAATTCCCCATAACGATCCGACATTATTATGGATCAATGCTGGCGTTGCCGCATTAAAGAAATACTTTGATGGAACGGAAAAACCAGCATGTAACCGTATTGCCAATGCGCAGAAATCTATTCGTACAAACGATATCGAAAACGTTGGGAAAACGGCTCGTCACCATACATTCTTTGAAATGTTAGGTAACTTCTCTATTGGTGATTATTTTAAACGTGAAGCGATTCATTTTGCCTGGGAATTCTTAACCAGCGAAGAATGGATTGGGATGGATAAAGATAAGCTTTATATCACCGTTTATACCGATGATGAAGATGCTTATAACATCTGGACGAAGGAATGTGGCGTAGATCCTAGTCATATGTGGAAAACAGCTGATAACTTCTGGGAAATCGGTGAAGGTCCAGGCGGCCCTGATAGTGAAATTTTCTATGACCGCGGGGAAGCTTTTGACCCTGATCATATCGGTATTAAATTATTCCATGATGATATGGAAAATGACCGTTATGTCGAAGTCTGGAATATCGTTTTCTCACAGTTTGACTGTAATCCAGCCATTGATCGTAAAGATTATAAAGAATTACCACATAAGAATATTGATACCGGGATGGGCTTAGAACGTTTAGTTTCCATCATCCAGGGTGGTGAAACTAACTTTGATACTGACTTATTCTTACCACTTATTCACCATGCCGAAACTTTAGCAAATGTGAAATATGAAGATAATAAGATGGCTTACCGCGTGATTGCCGACCATATCCGTACCGTGACTTTCGCTTTAAGCGATGGGGCTATGTTCGATAAAGCAGGCCGTGGCTACGTCTTAAGACGTATCTTACGCCGCGCTGTCCGTTATGGTCGTCAGATTGGTATTGAAGGTCCATTCTTATATAAATTAGTGGATACCGTTGTCGATATGATGAAAGAATTCTATGACTATCTGCCAGCGAAAGCAGACATGGTCAAAGCCGCTGTCAAGAAGGAAGAAGAAGCTTTCGCTAAAACCTTAAATCAGGGTGAAAAACGTATTCAAAACTTCATGGCGAATGCGAAAGACAAAACGATTGATGGTAAAACAGCTTTCATGCTTTATGATACGTATGGTTTCCCATTTGAATTAACCGTTGAAATCGCCTCAGAAAAAGGCTTTACCGTTGATCAGGAGGGCTTTGATGAAGAAATGAAAGCCCAGCAGGAAAGAGCCCGTGCGGCGCGTGGCGATCTGGAATCATTTGGTTCTCAGAAAGCAGACTTAATGGACTTTGATGAACCATCGACCTTCACTTATGATAAAACGCCAATTGAAGCGAAAGTGATCGCTTTATTCAAAGATGGTGTGAAGTGTGATGAAATCACTGATGAAGGAGAAGTCATCTTCGACAAAACCACATTCTACGCAGAAATGGGTGGCCAGGTTGCCGATACGGGGGTTATTAAAAATGCCCAGGGTGAAGCGCAGGTAGAAAATGTTTTACGTGCCCCAAATGGTCAGCATTTACACTTCGTGAAGACAAATACGCCTATTCATGTTGGTGATACCTTCACTTTATATATTGACACGGTTAAACGTCAGTATACTGAAAATAACCATACGGCGACACATTTATTAGATGCCGCTTTAAAACAGATCTTAGGGGATCATGTCGCTCAGGCTGGTTCTTACTGTGATGATAAAGGCTTACGTTTCGACTTTACCCATCCAGCAAAGATGAGCGAAGAAGAATTAAAAGCGGTTGAAGCTTTAGTGAATGAAAAGATCTTTGCTGGCATTCCTGTAGAAACGAAAGAAATGCCTAAGGATGAAGCCATTAAAGAAGGGGCTATTGCCTTATTCGATGAAAAATATGGCGATATTGTTCGCGTTGTAAAAGTCGGCGATTTCTCGGCAGAATTATGCGGCGGGACACATGCGCCTAACTCATCACGAGTTGGTTTATTCAAGATTACCAACGAAACATCAGTTGGTTCAGGGGTCAGACGTATTGAAGCCGTGACGTCCTTTGAAGCATACAAAGCGCTCAAACATGAAGAAGAAGTCGTGAATGAAGTGGCGGCAGCGTTAAAGTTAAAGAATAAGAAAGATGTCACAGAAAAAGTGGCAGAATTGGTTGAACAGGAAGCGGCGGATCGCAAAGAAATCGAAAAGCTGACCTCGCAATTAAACAGCTTAGAAGCGAAAGCGAAGATGAATGATGTGGAAGAAGTCAATGGTGTGAAATTCCTTTATGAACATGTTGAAAAGAACACTAAAGAAGCTAAACAGCTCGTCTTCGATTATCGTGATTCGTTAGGCAGCGGTGTGATCTTTGTGACTAGCACTCTTGAAGGGAAGAACTCTTACTTCATCGGGGTCACGAAAGACTTAAATGAAAAAGGTGTGAAAGCGGGAGATCTTGTCAAAGCGATCAACCCAATCTTAAATGGCCGCGGCGGCGGGAAACCAGATATCGCCCAGGGTGGTGCACCTACTTTAGACGCTATTGAAGATGCTAAAGAAGCCGTTAAAGCCAAATTATAA
- a CDS encoding lactonase family protein, translating into MGLFSRTKTVDLFFVGCDGTDLDRGIYGFYLDVTNGQIVKKKFVKSLANPIAMRPFGRFMNITYRNGSGKDVDGGIWQYAMMDLQLGLAQRSPYQGKTYVDTIISPDGKMCYGIDYYNGEIVSSPIVKSKMTKIHLEGQLSSSSVDPIKQSESHPSSLCFTPDGKLVVTDLGGDEVLIYDFDEEGHLIFNEEASFKVEAGSGPRKLIFNHQGDYAYLINEISSMIHVYHYEDGHFTLVQSLSSYLKEEYDGQNMPTDLVLSEDDDYLFVTNKGDDTLVAFAIDEEHQIKRVDCLEVDEGPSCLQLFENKYLVVCSKAAGTVESFEIRAHERNGVLFETQSRVSIHSPTCIALGKTQVRVTNWS; encoded by the coding sequence ATGGGTTTATTTTCTCGGACAAAAACCGTTGATCTTTTCTTTGTCGGCTGTGATGGCACGGATTTAGATCGTGGCATCTATGGCTTTTATTTAGATGTCACAAATGGCCAGATCGTTAAGAAGAAGTTCGTGAAATCCTTAGCCAATCCGATTGCCATGCGCCCTTTTGGTCGTTTTATGAATATTACTTATCGTAATGGTTCGGGCAAAGATGTCGATGGCGGGATCTGGCAGTATGCGATGATGGACTTACAGCTTGGCTTAGCCCAGCGTTCGCCTTATCAGGGTAAGACGTATGTTGATACGATCATCTCACCAGATGGCAAGATGTGTTATGGTATTGATTACTATAATGGTGAAATTGTGTCTTCACCGATTGTGAAATCAAAAATGACAAAGATTCATTTAGAAGGGCAGTTATCCTCTTCCAGTGTTGATCCAATCAAACAAAGTGAATCACATCCTTCTTCATTATGCTTTACCCCGGATGGTAAACTTGTTGTCACGGATTTAGGCGGAGATGAAGTGTTAATCTATGACTTTGATGAAGAAGGTCATTTGATTTTCAATGAAGAAGCGTCTTTTAAAGTAGAAGCGGGCAGCGGTCCACGCAAGCTGATCTTTAATCATCAAGGTGATTATGCTTATCTCATCAATGAGATTTCCAGCATGATTCATGTTTATCATTATGAAGATGGGCATTTTACGTTAGTTCAGTCTTTATCTTCTTATCTCAAGGAAGAATATGATGGACAAAATATGCCAACGGACCTGGTTTTATCAGAAGATGATGATTACTTATTTGTGACGAATAAAGGTGATGATACCTTAGTTGCCTTCGCCATTGATGAAGAGCATCAGATCAAACGCGTCGACTGTCTGGAAGTAGACGAAGGACCATCGTGTCTGCAGCTATTCGAAAATAAATATCTGGTTGTCTGCTCGAAAGCAGCGGGCACCGTTGAAAGTTTTGAGATCCGCGCTCATGAACGCAATGGGGTGCTCTTTGAAACGCAGTCACGCGTTTCCATTCATTCACCAACCTGTATAGCCTTAGGCAAAACGCAGGTGCGGGTGACAAACTGGTCATAA